The genome window CGACAACATGGTCGCCGCCGTCGCGAAGGCCAAGAGCGCCTGACCTCGCGGTGAGCCCGGCAACCGCGCTCCGGCGCGGCGAGCTGTCGGCGGGACGGCTGGCGGCGCTGATGAACGCGCCGTCGATCCTGTGCCTGGCGCTGGTGCTGGCCTACCCGATCGGCTACGCGGGCTACCTGTCCCTGCACGAGGTGAGCCTGCGCCAGTTGCGCACGGGCGAGTTCCCGTTCGCCGGCCTGGCCAACTTCGCGCGGCTCGTCCGGGACGAGCTCTTCTGGCTCTCGCTCCGGCACACGCTGGTCTTCGTCGCCGCCTCGGTGGCCCTCGAGGTGGTGATCGCCCTCGTCATCGCGCTGATCGTGAACGAGGAGCGGGTGTGGCTCTCGCGGGTGACCCGCGTGCTGATCCTGGTCCCCTGGGCGGTGCCGCCGATCGTCAACGGACTGCTCTGGTCGTTCATCCTCAACGCCCAGTACGGCTATCTCAACCGCGTGCTGTCGGCGCTCGGGCTCATCGACGGCTACGTGAACTGGCTGGGCAACCCGACGCTCGCGATGGCCGCGGTGATCGCCGCGTACGTGTGGCGCACGACCCCGTTCAACATCCTCCTCTACCACGCGGCGCTCCAGGGCATCCCGCGCGAGCTGTACGAGGCGGCGGAGGTGGACGGCGCCTCGGGCTGGTCGGCGTTCTGGAGCCTCACCCTGCCCCTGCTGCGCCCGATCCTCGCGGTGACGCTGGTGCTGCGCACCACCTTCGCCTTCATGGTGTTCGACGAGATCCTGGCCATCACCCAGGGCGGCCCGGGCAACGACACGTGGGTGGCGGCCTGGTACACCTACAAGATGGCGTTCCAGCCGCCCTTCAACGTCGGCCTCGGGGCCGCCTCCGCGTGGGGGCTCACGCTGATCATCGGCGCCGTCGCGCTCCTGTACGTGCGCTTCGTCTACCGGCGGGTGGAGTGGTGAGCCGCCGTCTGCCGTGGCCGCGGCGCGCGGCGCTCTGGCTCGCGAACGTCCTGGCGATCGCGTTCCTGATCGCGCCGCTGGCGCCCCTCGTCCTGTCGGCCGTCCAGTCGGAGAAGACCCTGCAGGGCGACACGCGGGCGCTCCTGCCGCGCGAGTACACCGCGGCCAACTTCCGGCTCATCCTCTCCGCCGGCGCCGAGCGGGGGCCGATCTTCCAGCAGGTGTCGTACCTGCCCAAGTCGGTCGAGCGCTTCCCGACCGCGTTCCTCAACAGCCTCATCGTCGGCGTCGCGGTCACGCTCATCGCGCTCGTCCTGGCCAGCCTCTCGGCCTACACCATCGCCCGGCTCCGGGTGCGCTGGACGCGGGCGCTGCTCCAGATGAGCGCGCTGAGCCGGATGGTGCCGCTCATCGTCCTGATGGTCCCGCTGTACGTGCTGTTCCGGACCTACGGGCTCCTGAACTCGCTCGCCGGCGTGATCCTCGCCGAGGTCGGCTTCCTGATCCCGTACGCCATCATGATCCTGGTGCCGTACTTCGCGTCCTTCCCGGGGGAGCTGGAGGACGCGGCCCGGATCGATGGCTGCACGCGCTTCACCGCGTTCCTCCGGATGATCCTGCCGCTCTCGACCCCGGGCCTGGCCGCCTGCGCGGTGATCCTGTTCATCATCTCCTGGCACGAGCTGCTGATCCCCCTGATCGTGGTCAGCCGGCCGGAGGCCATGACCGTGCCGGTGATCCTGGCCGGGCTCGTCTCCGACTACTTCGTGTTCTTCACCCTCATGATGGCGATCTGCCTGCTCGGCCTCCTGCCCACGCTGGCGCTGGTGCTGCTCCTGCAGAAGTACGTGGTGCGCGGGCTGGTCTCGGGCGCGGTGAAAGGCTAAGCATGCGCTTCGGGCTGATCGGCTACGGGCTGTGGGGCCGGCACCACGCGACTGCCATCCGCAAGGCGCCCGGCGCGATCCTGGCCGCCATCGCCTGCCGGAGCGAGGCGACGGCCGCGCTGGCGCGGCGGGACTTCCCCGACGTGCCGGTGCACCTGGACTACCGCGAGCTGCTCGCGCGCCCCGACGTGGACGTGGCCGACCTGGTGGTGCCCAACCACCTGCACGAGGAGATCGGCGTCGCCGCCCTCGACCAGGGCAAGGACGTGCTGCTCGAGAAGCCGATGGCGGCCACCGCGGAGCAGTGCGATCGGCTCCTCACGGCGGCCCGCCGGTCCGGGCGGGTCCTCACGGTCGGCCACGAGCTGAGGCTCTCCACCCAGTGGGGCCGCGTGAAGGCCATCATCGACGCCGGTGACATCGGCGAGCCGGTGTACGCGCTCCACACCCTCTTCCGCTTTCCCTACCGGCCGGGCGCCGACGGCTGGCGTCACGATCGGTCGCGCGTGGGCTCGTGGATCCTCGAGGAGCCCGTCCACGCCTTCGATTCCCTCATGTGGTATCTCGAGCGCCACGGCGACCCGCTGTCGGTCCTGGCCCTCGGCAACGGCCGGCGCGCCGAGGAAGGCATGGAGGACAACTTCACCGCGCTCCTGCGCTTCCGCGGCGGCGCCTACGCCGTCGTCACCGAGACGCTCGCCGCCTTCGAGTACCACCACGTGACCGAGGTGGTCGGGCGCGAGGGCGCCATCCGCGCCTGGTGGTCCGGCACCCTCGACCGCACGCGCCAGCCCGCGTTCGAGCTGAAGGTCACGCGGCGCGGCGCGGCGGAGGCCGAGACCGTCACCCTGGCCGCGTCCGGCGAGCTGTTCGAGCTGGAGACCCAGCTCGCGCAGGCGGTGGTGGCCTTCCGCGCGCGACGTCCGCTGGTGTCGGGCGAAGAGGCGCGCAAGCGCGTGATCGTGTGCGTCGAGGCGGAGCGCTCTCTGCGCGAGCGGCGGGAGATCCCGCTCACCTTCTAGCCGTGATCACACGCCGGGAGCTCGAGCGATGGCTGCTGCGCGAGGGCGCCGTCCGGGTGAAGCGCGCCGACGGGCACAAGCACTTCAATCTTCGAGGCCATCACGTGGTGGTCCTTGGCCACGGGCCCCAGACACTCAGCGCTACCAGCCTGTCGCTCGTGCTGAAGCAGCTCGAGCAGGCCGGGTACAGCCGGGAGCAGCTCAGACGCGAGTGGGCCTGACCGAACCGCGGGCAGGCAGGCGGTTGACAAGGCGCCCGGCCTGTCCATAATGGGCGCACTTTCCGAGCCCCTCCACCCGACCGAGGGAGGCGACCATGATCCGATCCTTCGTCCTGGCCGCGTGCGCAGCGCTCGTGATCCTGACCCTGCCCCCGCCCGCGGACGCGCAGCAGCCCAAGCGGGGCGGCACCGTCCGGCTCGCCGACCGTGAGGCGCCCAACCTCGATCCGCACCTCTCGATCAGCTTCCTGACCCACTCGTGGGCGAGCATGGCCTACAGTCAGCTCGTTCGCTTCCCCCACGGTCCCGAGCAGAAGCACACCGCCGACTTCTCGATCCTCCCGGACCTCGCCGAGAAGTGGGAGTACCCGAGCCCGACCACGGTGGTCTTCACGCTCCGCAAGGGGGTGAAGTTCCACAACAAGCCGCCGGTGAACGGGCGCGAGGTCACCTCGGCCGACGTGAAGTACTCGCTCGAGCGCTTCATGGCGAAGTCCGGGTTCAAGTCGCGCCTCGACCAGGTCCAGTCGATCGAGACGCCGGACCGCTACACGGTCCGGATCACCCTCAAGGAGCCCTTCGCGCCGCTGCTCAACCACCTGGCCAGCCCGGCGTTCACCGCGATCCTGCCGAAGGAGGTCGAGGATCAGTTCGGCGACTTCAATCGCCCCGAGGCCATCATCGGCACCGGCCCCTTCATGCTGAAGTCGTACCAGAAGGGCGTGCGGATCGTCTGGGAGCGCAACCCCGACTACTACGTCAAGGGCCTGCCCTACGTGGATTCGGTGGAGCTCGAGATCACGCCGGACGGCAACACCCGGCTCTCGCTCCTCCGCGCGGGCAAGGTCGACTTCGGGCACATGTGGGGTTACGCGAGCGTCGAGGAAGGCAAGTCGCTCCAGAAGACCAACCCCGACCTCTCGATCACCCCGACGCAGATCATCGGCATGGGCATCATCTACATGCGCACCGATCAGCCCCCCTTCAACGACGTGCGCGTGCGGCGAGCAGTGGCGCTGGCCATCGACCGCAAGACCTGGAACGACGGGCTCTACGCGGGCGAGGCGTGCATCGACAGCGGCCCGGTGCCCTGCGCGATGAAGGAGTGGAAGATCGACCCCGCCAGGCTCGATCCCGCGAAGGCGAAGTACCTCACCGGCTACGATCCCGCCGAGGCCAGGAAGCTCCTGGCCGAGGCCGGGCACCGCGGCGGCTTCGCCACGCCCGCCTTCCACTGGCCGGGCTACGCGCCGCCCTGGCGCTCGATCTACGAGCTGGCCGCCGACAACCTGAGCAAGGTCGGCATCCAGGTCGAGCTGAAGCCCGAGGAGTACGGGAAGTACATCTCGACCACCTACCTGGGCAAGTTCGAGAAGATGGCCATCGGCCCCATCACGCCGTTCACCGAGATCGACGACTGGCTCTACGGCACCCACGCCCCCGAGCAGCCCAACAACCGCAGCCACGTGGCCGACGCCGAGCTGAACCGGATGCTGATCGCGCAGCGCCGCGAGCTCGACCCGAAGAAGCGCAAGGAGATGATCGACGAGATCCAGCGCTACCTGGCGGACAAGGCCTACTACGTCTACTTCCCCAACGGGCCCCAGTACATCTCCCACGCCCGGCACGTCAAGGGCTTCAAGCACCACGACGGCTACGGCATGGGGCTCAAGTACATGTACACCTGGATCGACCGCTGATCGGCGGCGGCCGTGCACCAGTACGTCCTGCGCCGATTCGCCCTCGCGGTGCCGACGCTGTTCCTGGTGAGCGTCATCGTGTTCGTCATGATGCGCCTCATGCCCGGCGACGTCGTCCTCCGCATGGTGGAGGGGCAGGCCTACGCCCCGACGATCGAGGCGATGCGCAAGGACCTCGGCCTGGACCGGCCCGCCTACGTGCAGTATGCGGAGTGGGTCGGAGGCATCCTCACCCGCGGTGACTTCGGCCGCTCCTACTGGACGCGCCAGCCCATCTGGGACGAGTTCGCCCGCCGCTTCCCGGTGACGCTCGAGCTGGCCGTCCTGACGATCCTGGTCTCGGTGGTGATCGGCGTCGCGATCGGCATCGTCTCCGCGGTGCGCCAGGACAGCGCCGCCGACTACGCCGGGCGCGTGCTGGCCATCCTGGCGCTCTCCGTGCCGTACTTCGGCCTGGCGGTGGTGGTGGTCGTCGTCCCGGCCATCCTGTTCAAGTGGACGCCGGTCTGGACCTACGTGCCGTTCACCGAGAATCCCCTCGCCAACCTCAAGATCATGCTGGTCCCCGCCCTCGTCTTCGGGATCACCCGGGCCGGGCCCATCATGCGCATCATGCGCTCGGCCCTGCTCGACGTCCTCCGCCAGGAGTACATCCGCACCGCGTGGTCCAAAGGCCTCCCGGAGCGCGGCATCGTGCTGCGGCACGCGCTCAAGAACGCGCTGATCCCGGTCATCAGCCTCATCGGGCTGCAGATGCCGCTCTACATCGGCGGCTCGGTGATCATGGAAACCATCTTCCGGCTGCCCGGCGTGGGGCTCTTCTTCTTCGAGGCGCTCACCCGCATGGACTATCCGGTCGTCCAGTCGGTCAACCTCATCGTGGCGACCATGGTGGTGGGCCTCAACCTGGCGATCGATCTCTCGTATGCCTTCCTCGACCCGCGCATCCGATACCGGTAGCGCGCTGGCGCTGCCCGGCGCGCCCCCGGCGGCGGCCGTCCGGGCGGCCCCGCGGCCGTGGTACCTCGACGTCTGGCCGCAGCTGCTCCGGCGCAAGCCGCTCGGCGTGGTCGGCGGCGTCATCGTGCTGGTCATGCTGGCCGCGGCCCTGGGCGCGGAGATGCTGTCGCCCTACGGCTTCGCGGAGACGAGCCTGCGCGAGCGCCTGCAGTCGGCGAGCGCCGCCCACTGGCTCGGCACCGACCACCTCGGGCGCGATCTGCTCACCCGCATCCTCTACGGCGCGCGCATCTCGCTCTACGTCGGGTTCGGGGCCATCGCGCTGGGCGCGGCGCTGGCCAGCCTCATCGGGGTCGGCTCGGCGTACTTCGGCGGCCGCGTGGATCTGTGGGCGCAGCGCGGCGTGGACGCCTGGATGGCCTTCCCCGGCCTCCTGCTCCTGATGACGATCCTCTCGCTCCTGGGCCCGAGCGTGCTCAACATCACGCTCGTGCTCGGCGTCGCCTTCGGCATCCAGAACTCCCGCGTCGTGCGGAGCGCGGCGCTCACCATCAAGGAGCTGACGTACGTGGAAGGCGCGCTCGCGCTCGGGTCCACCCACCTGCGCATCACCGCCGCCCACATCCTGCCCAACGTGCTGCCCACGATCATCGTGGTGGCGACAACCGGGCTGTCCACCGTCATCCTGACCGAGGCGAGCCTGTCCTTCCTCGGCCTCGGAGTGCCGCCGCCCTACCCGACCTGGGGCGGCATGCTGTCGCTGGCCGGGCTCGACCACATGTACCAGGCGCCCTGGCTCGCGATCTACCCGGCGGCGGCGCTGTCGCTGGCGGTCTTCGGGTTCAACATGCTGGGTGACGCGCTCCGGGATCTGCTCGACCCGCGCCTGCGCGGCGGGGGCTGACCCGCCGGCGCGACACGGCGCCGTAACGCTGTGGCCATTTTCTGCGGGGCGGTTGGCTCGGCTTCTACGGAAAGGGAAGCGCTGCGGTGACGTCGGTCTTGCTGAAATCCGGGCCCTTGACGATGCCGGCGCGGCGGATCAGCGTATCGAACTGGCCTCGGCCGCCAGCATTGGTCTGCGCCTCGACGACGACCGCGGCCTCGACGAAGTTGCCGGCGGAAACGCGCATCGTGTCGGCCTCGGCAAGGGCGCGAGCGTAACGTTCGGCGTCGGGCTCATCGAACAGGATGGCGAGCAGCGCCGAAGTGTCCACGATCATCGGGGAAGGCCCCTGTCGTCATAGAGCAGGTCGGCGTGATCGACTGGCTCGCCCTTGAGGGTTCCGGCGCAGCGGCGGCCAATCGCAAGCAACTCGGCGGCGGTAGCCTCGGGCCGCTTGCGGCGGCGGACGCGTTCGAGGCGCTCCCGCAGGGCCTCGGTCACCGCGCGGGTCATGGTTTCGCCGGTTTCCTTGGCAAGTGCCCGGGCTAGATGGTGGGCTTCGGCGTCTTTGATGTTCAGGGACATGGCGGCGTCACGAACTCCCCTGGTAGAACAGTTTCTACCTGTCCTCAGACTGCCAGATAAGCGCGTGTGATGCCAAGCGTATCCTCTTTTCCCGGGGTGAAGTCTGGGTGGTGCCTGCCGGGCGCAGCCCGGTGCTTTATCCGGACGCTGCTCGGCCCCTTCGCGTAGTCGAGCTCATTCGCCGCGGCGCGCCGGCACGGTGAACGTGAACGTCGAGCCCTGCCCGACCTGACTCTTGACCCAGATCTTGCCCCCGTGGAGCTCGATGAACTTCCGCGATAGCGCCAGGCCAAGCCCGGTGCCTTCCACCTTCTTGTCGGCCGGCCCCACCTGCCGAAACTCCTCGAACACCGCCTCCCGATCCTCCGGCGCGATGCCGACTCCTGTGTCGTTGACCGAGACCTCAACGGAGCCGTCCGCCGGCTTCACCCCGACTTCGATCCGGCCGCCCTCGGGGGTGAACTTGATCGCATTCGAGAGCAGGTTGAGGAGCACTTGGCGGATCTTTCGCTCGTCACCCTGGACCTCACCAAGCCGATCGTCGATGGTGGTGTGCAGTGCGATGCTCCTGCGCGCGGCCCGCTCGCGGACCAGGGTCAGCGCATTGTCGATGGCCATCGTCAGGTCGAAGTCCGTCACCTCGAGGTCCATGCGCCCCGCTTCGATCTTGGACAGGTCGAGGATGTCGTTGATGAGGGCGAGGAGGTGCTGCCCGGAGGCGTGGATGTCCTTCAGGTACTCGTCCTGCTTCTCGTTCAGCTCGCCGAACATTCGTGCGCTGAGCACCTCGGAGAACCCGATGATCGCAATGTCGGTATCCCCCGAAATCGACCTGTGCGTGCGTTCACGACTGTCCAAGGAACCGGGTGCGGTACAGATTGAGGAACTCGGGCATGTCGTTACTCGATCACCTGATCCGCCCGCTGTAGGAGCGACGGCGGGATCGTCAGCCCGAAGGCCTTGGCCGTCTTGAGGTTGATGACCAGGTCGAACTTGGTGGCCTGTTCGACCGGCAGGTCGGCCGGCTTGGCACCCCTGAGAATCTTGTCCACTAAATACGCTGCGCGGCGGTACATCTCGACGAGGTTCGGACCATAGGACATGAGGCCGCCTGCGGCCACGAACTCCTGCATTCCATACATTACCGGAAGGCCGTTAGTGGCAGCCAGGGCCAAGAGCCGTTCCTGGTTCGCGATAACCACGAGATCTCGTAACACAACGAGACCCTCTACGTGAGCGTCGCGGGCTGCTCGAACCGCACCCTCGAACTCTTCGCCACTCTGCACGTTGACGGGTATGAGCTGTAGGCCCAGTGCTCGGGCCGGTGCTTGGCTGGCGGTCAAAATTGGGCCATAGACGGGGTTCGCGGGATTCACCACCACTCCGACGTGAACAATCCTTGGGACTACTTGCTTGAGCAGCTCCAGCTGTTTGCCGATCGTCTCCTCTGTGATGAATGTGGATCCGGTCACATTCCCACCCGGCCGCGCGAGGCTTTGGACCAGGCCCACCCCGACCGCGTCGCCAACCCCGGCGAAAACGATTGGGATGGTGGTGGTTGCCTTTTTTGATGCTAAGGCCGCTGGGGTGCTCCAGGAGGCGAAGAGGACGTCCACTCGCTGTCTGACCAGGTCGGCCGTGAGCCCCGACAACCTATCGTATCGCCCCTCCGCCCAGCGATACGCGAACGCGACGTTGCGTCCCTCTACGTAGCCCAACTCACGCAACGTCTGCCGGAATGCCTCGAAGGATGGGCCCGCGCCGAATGCAGAGGCAAATGGTGACACCACGCCGACCCGCCGGATTCTTCCTACCGGCTGCGCCTCGGCCGCAAGCGGCGCGGCGAGGAGGCTGCCAGCCACGGTCCCAAGGAATGCCCGGCGGTTCATCACTCGATTACCTGGTCCGCCCGCTGCAGGAGCGACGGGGGGATCGTCAGGCCAAGCGCACCGGCGGCACCCTTGTTGATGGTCAGCTCGAAGCGAGTGGGCTGCTCCACGGGAAGCTCACTCGGTCGCGCACCCTTGAGGATCTTGCTCGCGTAGAACGCGGCCCGCTCGTACAGGTCCGGCATGTGAGGGCCATACGCGAGGAGGCCGCCTCCTTGCACGAAGAGCCGGTCCGGACCAGCCGTGGGGATCCGATGCTGCAGGGCGAACAGCATGATCTCTCTCCCCAGTGCCGCCGTGACGTTGTCGAAGAGGAGCAGGCCGTCGGGACGTGTGGCCGTCGAGCCAAAGGCCTGATCGAGGTCCCGAAATGTCGCGATACTGAAACCGGAAAGCTGGACGCCGAGCGAGTCGGCGACGCGTTGGAGGCGGGCGGTCCGGTCCAAATGCTGGTCGAGCGAGGAGTGCCACAGCGCGGCCACCCGGGTGAGCCTGGGGTTGATCTCCCTCAGAAACTCAATCCGCTTGGCGGCGATCTGGGCAAGGGGCACGCTCAGGCCGGTCACGTTGGCGCCTGGTCGACCGAGGCTCGCGATGAGTCCCTCGTCCACGGCGTCGGCGACATTGAGCATGACGATTGGCGTGCTCGTCGTGGCCTCGCGGGCAACCCGGGTCGCCTCGTTCCCGACCGTGAGAACGACGTCCACCTTGCGTTGAACGAGTTTCCTGGCCGCCTCGGGCAGCCGATTGTGGCCGACTCCGACGGCACTCACGTCGAGCGAGGCATTCCGGCCGAAGACGTATCCACCCCGCTCGAGGCCAGCGAGGAAGGCGCGGTCCACGTCAAAGACCAGATTTGGAAGACCCGAGCAGGCGCCCGGGCAGAGAAAGGCCACCTTCGGTATCGGCTGCGCCTCGGCGACGAGCGGCGCGGCGAGCACGCTGCCGGCCAAGGTCCCGAGGAACGCGCGTCGCTCCATGGCGACCTCTCGTCTGGCCGTACCTCGCTAGTAGGCGACAGGGACGGCCAGCGGGCCGACCTTACATCAGCACGGCGGCCTGTGGACTACTTTTCCCCCGTGGGCTCCCAGCCGCGCTCGCCCTCTCGGTAGTTCGGCTGTTTCACCTTCAACCAGGTTAACGTGCGCCCGCCCTTGTAGGGCGACGCTCCGTCCTTGGCGACGATGCCCCATACCCGGCCGCAACCGCCTGCGCCCACGCGTCAAGCCCATTCGCGGCCAGCCGCCGAGCCGGGAAGATCAGCGTATGGTCGCTCTCCACGACGGCTTCCAGTTCGGCTCGCCGCTCTCGAAGCGGGACCGGTCGCAAGTCTCGGCCTTCGAGATACAAGCAATCGAACGCCATGTAGATCGGCGGGGTAGAGGCGACGTCTTCGGGTCGTTTGCGGAACCACTCGAAGCGGGAGATGAGCTTGACATCGAAGATCGCCACCTCGCCGTCGGAGCAGGGCCCGATCGGCAACACGGGGGCAAGACTTAGGCTAGGTAAGCGAACTGTCAATCCAGAGGTCGCGGGTTCAAGTCCCGTCGAGCCCGCCAATCAAGCATTTCCAAGGTGGTGGCCGCCGATCTTTCCGCCACTTGGCGGACGCTCGATGTCCGCGGTTGGCTGAATCGTCACCGGAACTGTCACCGAGTGCCCCATCCCAGGGGGCGTGTCCTGGCACGGCGACGTCGGGTCAAAGAGCCGCGGATCGCTGGCGAATACGCCATCCTGGCGTCCAGGTCTGCTAGCGCTACAGGGCTCCCGGTCTCCGGCTGCGCCAGTGGCTGGTTCGAGGCGAGGCCGTGGGCATCAGCGCAGTGAGCTGGACCGAGTTCCTGTGTGGGTCGGTCCAGGGCCATGCGATCGAGCTCGCCGCTCGGGTCGTGGAGGAGCCGGTGGCTCTCCTCGCCGTGGACGCCGCCGCCGCCGCCAAGCTCTTCAACCTCGGCGGCCGCCGAGAACAGGGGACATCTGACTTCGGTGTTTTCTGGACAACGCACTTCGGTCTTGACACTGGCCACCATCATCGGGGTCGGCTCGGCCTACTTCAGCGGCCGCGTGGACCTCTGGGCGCAGCGCGGCGTGGACGCCTGGATGGCCTTCCCGGGCCTCCTCCTGATGACGATCCTCTCGCTCCTGGGCCCGAGCGTGCCCAACATCACCCCCGTGCTGGGGCCCGCGGCCTTCTTCACCTCCGCAAGAGCCGGGCGAGTCCGCGCTTCATCCGGGCGGCCCATCCGAGGGCTCGGTAGACCGGGCCGAGCCGATCCAGCTTCTCGTTGATCTCGCCGATGAACGCCCGGTTCACCGGCCGGGCTTCCGTCCGTCTCGGCTCGCTCGCGAAGAAGGCATTGTCCGGGTTGATGCGTTCCGCCAGCCCGTGCCGGACGAGGAACGCTTCATATCGGTCGTATCTCGCGGCGAAGCCACGGTTGAATGCGCGGTAGTCCGTCCGGGCATAGAGCTCGTACAGCCGCTCTCTGTCGTAGACGCCCTTCGCGACGAACGGGATCTCATGAAACTCCGCCAGCTCCCGCGTCCGCGAATCACGGGCGCAGACGACCGCGGGGATACCGGCCAGGATCGCCATGATGTTTCCATGGATCCGCGACCCGAAGGAGAAGCTGAACCGGTTCTCCATCAGGAAGCTCCGCCATTCCGGCACATCGTGGAAGAGCCGGACGCGGTCTGCGCCCATCATCCGGAACATGAACGCTCCATGGCGCTCGATCAGCCTGACCATGTCCCGCAGGCCCAGGTCGTGCTCTTCCCGAAACGCGGGGTCATCGAGAAAGCGCAAGAAATCTCCCTGATCGATGAACGGCACGTCGCGATGCTCCTGCAGCAGCGGCTCGACCAGCTCCAGCCGCCCGTTCACCACCGGCCGGAACGCGGCACGCGGCACTTTCTCCGCGGGGATGCGCAGGTCCCTGCCGCATTGATACAGGGACGGGCAGCCCGTCACCTCCGCGGTGTGGTAGCCCATGCGGTCGAAAAACGCCTTGGTGAAATATCCCCGCAGGGCGAACTCTCCGCCGGTCGCGTAGACGCTGTCCATGAACCGGCAGGCCGGGGTCCGGATGGTCTCCGCCAGCTCGTCCAGCGCGTCGTAGGAGTCTGCCTGCGCACCGCAGGCGACGATGTACATCGGGATCTTCAATCCCTTCCACGCGCGGACGTGATCCTCCATGATCCGCACGAACAGAAAGCCGAAGACGTTGGCGTGCGGCCGTATGACGGCATCGAAATGGTCGTTGATGTACTCCACGCTCATCTCGTCCGTCAGGAACTCGACGTGGTTGCCCGGGGTGAGCAGCGTGGAGACCAGTCCCTGGAACCACACGTTGTTGCCGGTGTTGAGGTGATCCAACTTCCGCGTCTTCCACGGGCTGCCGGTATCCTGCACCCCGTGCAGGTCGAATTCCCCCTCGGGCCCGATCGATCGCGCGATCAATATCCGTCGCATGTCTTTGCCTCGAACGGCCCGACTCTTCGACCCGATGGCGGCCGGACTCGCTGGGGTAGAACTTCGCGATCGCGCGGAGTCGAAGTAGACCGGCCCGGGCTCGGTTCCGCGGCCGGGGTGCTCACCGGTCGCGATTGTCGCTCACGACGTCCTCCACGGACGTGCCGCGTACCGGCTGATCGAGATGCAGCTCCCGGATCGAGATCTGCTTCATGTGTGACATGGTTACACATGAGTCGACGCCCTGGCGGTGGCATCGTAGCCCGCGATTGCGGGCGATCACAAGTATCTCCCTTCCCGGCTCCCGATGATTCGGTGGCAGGTGCCGAGCCCCTCACCGGGTCTCGGCCGCCCGACGTAGATTTGCCATCGTTGTGACAACGGTCGAGTGATCGGGGCGCACGGTGAGCTCGGAGCTCGAGCACTTCACCTTCCTTCGCGAACATACCGCGGATCCGGCAAGGCCGTTCAGCGGCTCGGCGTCCGTCCGGGGCAGGCCGCCGCCCCGTCCAGTGCTACGATCCTCGGCATGACGTGCCCGCGCTGCCAGCAGGACAATCCGGCCCACGCCCGCTTCTGCCTCGGGTGCGGCAGCCGCCTGGCGCTGGCCTGCGCGGCCTGCGGCGCCGAGCTGCCCGGCACCGCCCGCTTCTGTCTGCACTGCGGCCAGGCCGTCGACACGGTCACGGCTGCGAAGGGATCGGCCGCGCCCGAGGCATACATCCCCCGGCACCTGGCGGAGAAGATCCTCACCTCGAAGAGCGCGCTCGAGGGCGAGCGCAAGCAGGTCACGGTGCTCTTCGCGGACCTCAAGGGCTCGATGGAGCTGCTGGCCGACCGCGATCCGGAAGAAGCGCGGAAGATCATCGACCCGGTCCTCGAGCTGATGATGGAGGCCGTCCACCGCTACGAGGGGACCGTCAACCAGGTGATGGGCGACGGCA of Candidatus Methylomirabilota bacterium contains these proteins:
- a CDS encoding type II toxin-antitoxin system VapB family antitoxin: MSLNIKDAEAHHLARALAKETGETMTRAVTEALRERLERVRRRKRPEATAAELLAIGRRCAGTLKGEPVDHADLLYDDRGLPR
- a CDS encoding HAMP domain-containing sensor histidine kinase, whose product is MDSRERTHRSISGDTDIAIIGFSEVLSARMFGELNEKQDEYLKDIHASGQHLLALINDILDLSKIEAGRMDLEVTDFDLTMAIDNALTLVRERAARRSIALHTTIDDRLGEVQGDERKIRQVLLNLLSNAIKFTPEGGRIEVGVKPADGSVEVSVNDTGVGIAPEDREAVFEEFRQVGPADKKVEGTGLGLALSRKFIELHGGKIWVKSQVGQGSTFTFTVPARRGE
- a CDS encoding ABC transporter substrate-binding protein, whose translation is MNRRAFLGTVAGSLLAAPLAAEAQPVGRIRRVGVVSPFASAFGAGPSFEAFRQTLRELGYVEGRNVAFAYRWAEGRYDRLSGLTADLVRQRVDVLFASWSTPAALASKKATTTIPIVFAGVGDAVGVGLVQSLARPGGNVTGSTFITEETIGKQLELLKQVVPRIVHVGVVVNPANPVYGPILTASQAPARALGLQLIPVNVQSGEEFEGAVRAARDAHVEGLVVLRDLVVIANQERLLALAATNGLPVMYGMQEFVAAGGLMSYGPNLVEMYRRAAYLVDKILRGAKPADLPVEQATKFDLVINLKTAKAFGLTIPPSLLQRADQVIE
- a CDS encoding ABC transporter substrate-binding protein; this translates as MERRAFLGTLAGSVLAAPLVAEAQPIPKVAFLCPGACSGLPNLVFDVDRAFLAGLERGGYVFGRNASLDVSAVGVGHNRLPEAARKLVQRKVDVVLTVGNEATRVAREATTSTPIVMLNVADAVDEGLIASLGRPGANVTGLSVPLAQIAAKRIEFLREINPRLTRVAALWHSSLDQHLDRTARLQRVADSLGVQLSGFSIATFRDLDQAFGSTATRPDGLLLFDNVTAALGREIMLFALQHRIPTAGPDRLFVQGGGLLAYGPHMPDLYERAAFYASKILKGARPSELPVEQPTRFELTINKGAAGALGLTIPPSLLQRADQVIE
- a CDS encoding polysaccharide pyruvyl transferase family protein, with the translated sequence MRRILIARSIGPEGEFDLHGVQDTGSPWKTRKLDHLNTGNNVWFQGLVSTLLTPGNHVEFLTDEMSVEYINDHFDAVIRPHANVFGFLFVRIMEDHVRAWKGLKIPMYIVACGAQADSYDALDELAETIRTPACRFMDSVYATGGEFALRGYFTKAFFDRMGYHTAEVTGCPSLYQCGRDLRIPAEKVPRAAFRPVVNGRLELVEPLLQEHRDVPFIDQGDFLRFLDDPAFREEHDLGLRDMVRLIERHGAFMFRMMGADRVRLFHDVPEWRSFLMENRFSFSFGSRIHGNIMAILAGIPAVVCARDSRTRELAEFHEIPFVAKGVYDRERLYELYARTDYRAFNRGFAARYDRYEAFLVRHGLAERINPDNAFFASEPRRTEARPVNRAFIGEINEKLDRLGPVYRALGWAARMKRGLARLLRR